The following is a genomic window from Dermacentor variabilis isolate Ectoservices chromosome 11, ASM5094787v1, whole genome shotgun sequence.
AATTATAAGTTTTCTCATTACCAAACTATACGGAACACTTATGGATGTGGGCTTATATCATCCTGAAGTATGCCACACTTCTGCGGCTCAGATGCCTGAAGCAGGAGCCAATGTGCCTTCCAACACGAGACCACGATGACCAGTTTACAACTCTACGTTTACTGGCATCAGTGGAGGATTCTCACTTAAGGAAACAACGTTAACGTAGAAAGCATGTCAACGTACGAGTGAATGGCGGGTAAACGCTTTCAGTTCCCAGTGCGTTACAGTTCAGCATGTGTTTCCTATAACAATTTTCTATGAAGACTGCAGAATGTGCATGTAAATCTTGTGGCACATAAATAAACAAGGCCAAACCCAAAAGTACTCAGGTGCTGTAATAATTTCGTGATAGCACAATATTCAAGCAATTACTGCGAAAGCAGCATAAATCCAGACAGTCAGGTTTCGACGGAATGCATTAAATGCCGCCCTATTTAAAGTCGCGATTTGACTGCCTTTGAATCCGAGAGTCTGTCACGTAATAAAGCAAAACAAAGATTGCGCCGGACGTTTTGGCGACGATGTGCCCCACGTAAGAACGAGCAGCGCTCAACCGCAGTCGACGCCTAGAAAGAGGCGTGGGCGCTCGGCGAATTGACGGCGTCGCCTTTTCGCCTCCCCGCGGCAGCGGAGAAGAGGGCGGTGTTTCTCGAACGCGCCAGTTCGGCCATTTTGTTGAGGAGCGGCGCCTTCTCGAGCGCCGCCTTTTCGCCGCACTTGCCGCGGAAGTCGTCCGCGTCCGCGTCGTCGGCGGCGATGCAGAGCGCGTCGCCCGTCAGTATGTCGATCATGTTCGCCTTTTCCTCCAGGGTGCCGGGGTCGTCGTACGAGACCAGGTACCGGGTGCCCTTCATCACGCTCACGCTCACGATCCTGGAGCGGCTGTCGTCGTTGCGCTGCGGCGGCTTCACCGTGGCGCAGCACTGGACCGTCTCGCATATGTCCGAATATCTCAGCACCACCCTGCGCCCGTTCCCAGCAAGATGAGTTGGAATGTGTCTAATACAGGTAGCTCGAGGTTACCCTGATTTCAGAGGGTCTCTATAAAGAGAACAACCTATATAGAGACCGTCTCGCTGTACCTGCAGCTGCCGATACGTGAAGAAATGCACCAGTAGGTGCTTCAGATTTGCAGCGGCATTCCTCCCGGGGAATTGTGCGCTCTTGAAACCGACATACAGACGCGCAAATGTGCGCTACAAGGCATTTTAGAGTAGGTATGTGAAAGGTGTGCTTCGCAAGATGCAAACCGAGCTAAAATGGTCGGCGGCTCGCATCAAATCACTGATGAGGGCTAATCTTGGCCTCCATGTTTTGTAGCGTTTCACAGTTTCAAATTACTTTTAATTTGCGTAGACATTCCGCTGTTAGACACCTGGTACGACAATAAAATTGTCATTACCTTGACGTGGTGAAAAAATAGCGCACCCGCGCACAGCATTTAAGAGAGTACCGCCGTGACCTAGTTGACTTGTCAATTTTTCGCTCGATATGAAGATCCGGAACATCTAAACCCTACACAAAGTGCTGTTAAGCCTGGGAGGACTCGAAACAAATTAGTACATTACTTGTTTTTGAGAGCATATAGTTTCTGTTTAAACACCGATAGTTTTAGTGCGTCATGGGCTCATGATTAATCACTCGTTTTCATCGTTTTCCGGCGCCACTCGTTTTCCGGCGCCCACTGGCGCTACCGCACGGGAGTgcacgcagaagaaaaaaataattatatgGTTTCATGAGCCAACACCACTACTTCAGTATAAGGCACGCAATAGCGCAGACCTCCAGGTTACGTTTAACCATCTGTGATCCTTTTTCATGCAGCTAACTACACGAACGTTTATGCATTTCGGCCCAATGAATGGGGGCGCCCGGGCCCGGATTGAaccctcgagctcagcagcggcACGCCACAACTGCTCCGCTAACATGAAAGGTCATCAAGACGATACGTGCATCACCGGGCTCAGCTTGTTTGCGAGCGCATCTCTCAGGCGCCTGGTCATGTGGTGAGCGTCCACGTTTCTCGGCTTAACCGAGTGAACGAGAACAGCGACAGATctagagcgaacgcggagcatagcggggaatgaaagacggcgattGCGAACAGAGGGCAGACGGAACAGGAGGAGAACTATGCTGCGAAACcatgaggagaaaagcggaggaggagggtagggcgaaaagcgtcagaagaaaagcacagtgccgcgcaagactggCTCGGCGCGGACGACGGATAAGAGAAAGCGCGAGAGTAGCACGCGTCTATTCACCGATGACACCACCGATACCATACATGGAAACAAAGCAATGCATGAGGGGAactctgtctgcggcggctgctgtgaatcgcacccacgcgtcacccacgcgatGCCTTTCTCAATATCCCGATTAGTGGGGCCATCGCGCCCGACTTCGCTCGGTTTGtgacgtgccgcacgaggcagattgtccgcgccagtcaatatatcgcgaaatgaaaacacgtatagaccGGCTTATTGAGGGTGCCGCCATTTTGCGATCGCAGTGCCGTCTATTGTTCGGCGCCATGCTGGTTTGTGGGATTCCGCTGGAGGGTACACGGCGAACGTGCTGTTGACGACGAGTGACAAGTTTTTGCGCTTTCCCGAGAGTTGGTAATAAGTTGTTTGGATTAGAAAACTTCTTAGCGTGTCGTCACTAAGCTTTTAGGTTCGATATAGCCTCAATATTTAACGGCGACGGGCCTAGAAGCGCCCCTGGCGCTCCCCACGATcgaaataggaggcgagtcaagtcTGGACATTGTCGATACGCAACGTATACATGTAACGTGTTATTATTGCATGTCTAGCCTTGAACACTAATAAGGTATCACTCAGGCGACAACAGTCCGAGGTATCTCCGTGTGTCATGCGGTGTGCCGCACCAGCATACATTCCAAACCATGTAACTGCGAAGCTCCGCGGAAGCACGTATTGCTAGCTTCCGTAGTCCTAAAATTTTCTCTGTACGATTTTCCAAACATTGTTTATCTGGCACCCGGGCATCAAGCTTTACAATATAAAACGAACTGTAAAATAACTCCACGGAAAGGGCAGTTAACATGGAAAAAATGAGCTGATGATAGAGGCTGCGAATACGCCACGATAAACCAGACGCACGCGACGCGTTGAAAGATTATGCGCACTCTTAGGTCTCGAGTGGTGCTTGTACTTGCAAGGGCGCCTCGCGTACTCGAGAGAGTTGGAAAACGCACTACTCTTTGCAGCAccaactttattttctgcagtaacatAGCGCGCGATGAGCGGCGTCGACAGCTTTCCGGCAAGATTCGGAAGCACGGGAGAACGCATCTGAACTAGGGCCGCCCGGCACACGGTAGGCATAGCTTTGGTTACAGAACGGAAAAGAACACACCTTCATTTCTTAGTCGGCACTACTGTTTTAATGATACTTCCTCGGTCTACTTTCGCCAGAATGTTGGTTGCCAAGCACGATAATCTTAGAACACGTTTGGACAGAACAAGTTTAATATATGTGCACGATGAAATAGTTAGCTTCATCCATTCGCAATAGTTGACCGACTCGAATGCGCACCTTTCTTTCACatcccagtttgatcatgggtgccCAGTTCCGCGTTCGCCACCGAATGCTCACTGTGAACAAAAGCTACCGAACATACACGCGACGGCATCAAGTCTTTTATGTTTATGTTGGCAATACAAAGCGAACGTTTCTTTGCTATCACAGCGGTGTCCACGAAGTCGCTGTGACTCAAGATGAACTTCACGATTCCTTCCTAAAGTTGCCTTTGCGGCCGAACAGAGCAGAGCGGTAGCCCGTCGAGCTTGGGTCATCTGACATCGTAGAAATCCCAGGCAGAACACGTTAGGCTCGCACTAATCCACGGGTAAACCGCTACCTTTCCAAGCTGTCGCTGGCAGAAAACGGAATCTGGACGCGTATTTCCAATTTCTAgtagatacagcggggcgtggcacttgtggagacgacggacgtttgcgcgcatgcgcaagtAAGAGCCGGTGGGAGAGAGGAAATGTgaggagttttgctccttgaaaatacgactctacctaggtactacggaggagtttcttggcgcgcgttgtatgcgcttgtccctaggcgtgccggcagaagtcgcggggtgcgCTAGTGCGGAACTCAGCATCGCAAGTTGGCagctcgacgcaattatatttattcgatgacgttttactaatgaaaacgtatcattatttcgcattattggcggcgccgccaggacaccaaagcggcaatggcgacatcaaagctagaagccggactggtccgtgggttggggctcgcagaggcctgcgcgtgccaggtgAGTATAAGATCGGCTATCAGCTATCGCGGATCGCAAATTTTTtaggcgaacaccccctggcaggcttcggcctctgcggccccaacccacgggccgccctgcttccagctttgattcctccgctaccgcttgggtgccccggaggccctgcgccgcctgctttaatatagcCTCAGGCGCTCTCCTGatgcctccgtttgccggttacatgtgccctcctggagcagtgcttgtaaaaaatccgatctatcgtcgcgacgccaaaagcgacccacgacttatacaacaccagtcagaacattgtcccgtcagacacagcgatcaccaagcggcgccGCGCTTTCTGCCTCAccacgcgggcagccagcggcggagcgtataaatcaactcgaccgcactccgcaatggcggcatgtctaggggacaaacgaatacaacgcgctctaagaaacctcctacgtagtgcctaggctgagtcatatattcaaggagcaaatggccccagattttctctctcgcgcccgctcttacttgcgcctgcgcagaaacgccgagcgccgtcaaaagcgccacgccccgctgtacctactagcaatccgcctctttcatggtgcgacggcgcatgcgccttgccctagcggattagtcgcgaaacgttttggaagggtcgcgcgcgtggccgcgcgccgggaagtcccccgaaaaaaaaaagaaacgctcggaCGCGCGGTGCTGCAAGCATTCGTCTCGTGTACCGCATTGAAACTCTTCTGGTAGCTCGAcatcggtgcggtgccgaaaataTGCGCagcgtaagaccgcaactccactttaaaagagaaagcggccagggcatcgtccgagttgtccggactgcacTGTGAGCCTGGTACTGgccgcctttcatgaatggctTGCTAATTTAATGAAaaacccgtgcgttacacttgggcgacactcaGGTACATCCCGTTGCTGACGTCTTTTTGCAGtgtcggtcctcacttgctgggggtggcagcgcgttcctgactgcacgtactcgtagggcgcggcaacactgggtcgacacgagaccgacaagacgctcactccaatgactgagcgactattgtgcgtcactgaaacctttttatcatacgaggtcgacaacgacgcaactgacgagcgcgagttgtactgcgGCAGGCTTTTATATCGAATTCAGCGCAAAATCAGCGCGCcaaccatcgttcgaccgaaccccgtgtgatcggccgtcgaaccgacaacacaatagcgacagcgtcttcgcttgtatatataattagtcGTGCTCAAAATGAGTCGTACACGCCTACCAAGTTGATCACTAGCTTTAACCCTCTCAAATCGTGCCCACGAaatttgagccaatgtcgatcctgttcagcgaaggttaacctggtgccgtcgagttcgtgcactcgctaccggcggacctgaactcaaatgtaagcagttaggtcgaacgaaactgctcTTATAGTTCAATCGCAGCCTTAGCGATTGGAAACCATCTACACTTCATCttgcacggcgcgtacacaataagcggtaagcagcgacacagcgctgtgccaacgtctgtacgtcaccgtacctgtaggctgtcggtCGCATTCGCTACTTATCTGGGTGGGCCTGTGCGTGTTGCTTTGcagacacatttctcaatttcagagatgcactgtttgcctctgcgtcaagcggcaAACATGAGACagtgtattcggtatacagcagcataaacaaccgcctcgctcatttataccaacgccgtgaGAACGATGGCATACGCGCcttttcgtgagagaacaacatggcccACAAATaagcacttatgcgagcacatttttctctaataatgctctatgccacgctaaaactgtaagtatgatggagttaaagcaaagcgagaatgagttaacagcccgtaatatatatatatatatatatatatatatatatatatatatatatatatatatatatatatatatggatcacagttgccgttggtTAAGttgttcggccgctcatattgactcgtctcagggtgtaacaacatggcacatatgcgcagatatgcatgttttgctacattctgacactatttcatatcagcgatggaccTTTTCCATGATATTTGACGATGACAACGACctgtggctgtagatgtcgatgtaatccgacgcagaaggctgcgctcgaagacttcttgaaaATGCGATACGTCTAAATAATGTGTAAGAAGAATACCAAAagtgatgtccaagtgcagaaatcagtgacgaattccaaggcagccgtgccgccaaaCGGAACTCAGCCTGCATTTATCGACCGcgctgtttgcagaacagcgcactcaggcctgctcaccaaGCAGTCATTGAGCGCTACATGGcttcaggaacgacatgctgttccgaagaagccattaataatgattcgcgttccacgaaacgcacaactgacgcgcactcaacgtgggcgcaggcgcacaaatcaaccggcgagaGCCCCGGggcccttccaaaacgttttcagtgGCGTGCGGGAGAGGgcagcacaagaaaatgaaagaggcggattgtaAAAACGCAATACGGACATAACAGTGCGAGGAGGATAGAGGCGTGGCGCGCTTgttcgaggctacgttcctcctcgccCATGAAACGCTgtaaagagctgcgctcaaattttgcgtcATGAAGTATCTTAATCGTCGGGGAATTTTTTAATGAGGAGTGACATCCTATCCGGCCTTATTGATGCGATAGCGTTAAAGACCCAGTGTAGCAGAAAAGCCGACGTTGGCGTCGTCCGTctagcgtcggacgtcgcttcggcaagagaaatttcgaaccaaattccaaACCACGCGTACCCAACCATTCTTCTACCACCAAAATTGCTCATGACTTGACTTTCATTGTTTACAAAGTTAtccctcggaattttgagaacggcggcccacaaacaaatgtaacgaAAAACAAAACCCACCGATAGCCCATATCTCTTATGTTAGCTCTTCGCAGACTGAATTAATAAAAGTGCGAAGCAgcaacaggagatcgacccatggaagaggtcgcgtttctaccagaaggcttgcgttcgtgcgtagcgttcgccgccagcgtttcttggtaaacgttacggtcacataagctgcagttgccgggaagcatgaaaaacaGTTGGGGGTCTTTGAATAATATCGctttccacttttaaaggcgtagcttaagcgccctccataTTTTCTATGACAATTAAGGATACAGTTTACTCCATGTCTTTGCTAAACGACGCCAGGAACCTCGTGACATCACATGACGCGGCGATGACGTGGATGATGCAGAGTCCGGCATTTCTAAACCAACCCCAGCATGAAATTAACTTATATGTGTCTTCCAACGTCAATTATTACACGCTAAATCTCATACTTCTATGCATTGAGAAGCGCGTGGTATTGTTTAGATAACCTTAAATGTATACGTCAGAGTCCCTTTAACGAGCGCATTTTCTTGTTGTGACATACTAACCAGCCTCTTTCATGCTATTAGGTCTCATGGTTACCTGCCAACTTCATAAACTCatcgcaatagaaaaaaaaagaaagaaaaacgtgacATGCTCACTGCGTGTCGACCCGTATTCCCATCAGGCTTAGGGCATAGCAGATGTTGGTGATTTTACGACCTCCAGCGGCGACGTTCGTGGCCCTGTCGTTCTTCGCAAGGGTCAGAATGTTCACAATGTTCAGGTCCGGCTTCGTTCCCGGCTGATTCGGGTCCGCTGTCGGCTGTTTGATGTTCGTGTAGTTGAAGTTGTTCAAAAAGATGGAGTCGGGTATGTTGCCGGAGCCATCTGTGGGTGGGTGCGTCTGGTACACGTTGGCCAGCACGTTAGGCTTTACCAGCGTCCGGTAAGGACCGCTACGCAGGATCGCCGACTCGGAGCCTGCAGGCAGCCAGCGAAGTGAAGTGAGGCGCGACAGCTTACTTTCTGGTTGGTCAAGCGGTATGCAGAGCAAGATTTTCAGAGCGCGATGAAGAATTGAATGCTGACTCAGGGCGCACATATTtaaacacacgcacatacacacaaaacgCGCCTCCACCAAACGTAGTAACGCGTGTGGGACGTCTTTAGAGTCGGACACAGTCGCAGCAAGGTAAAGGACTTGCAGCGAAGCCGGCGGAAGCCTTGAGATGCTTCTTTCTGTGGGAGCAGCTCGCTCTGTTTCTAGAAAGTTCTACGAGTTATTCGCACCGCTATCCATCACCTAACCAATTATAATTCTGATTTCATAAGCATCTGGCGCTAAAAAAAAACCGAGATAAGGACATCATTAGCAGGATCAGCTAGCAACAACAGCTCGTGCTCTAGTCTCAGGCGTGGGTGACAAACGATGGtagtacgtatatatatatatatatatatatataacgtatatatatatataacgtatatatatatatatatatataacgatggtagtacgtatatatatatatatatatatatatatatatatatatatatatatatatatatatatatatatatatctatatatatatatatatatatatacgtactaCCATCGTTTGTCACCCACGCCTGAGACTAGAGCACGAGCTGTTGTTGCTAGCTGATCCTGCTAATGATGTCCTTATCTCGGTTTTTTCTATatatcaaatatatatatatatatatatatatatatatatatatatatatatatatatatatatatatatatatatatatatatatatatatatatatatgcatgcatttGCTTTAGAGCGTATTTGTATGTGTGTGAAGGTAGAAGATCAATGGTGCCGTTATTTCAAGAGGTACTTGCAGTGGAAGCGTTGTCGTAAGATAACACTTAAAATTGTGGTGTCAGCGGTTTCCAGTGGAACTGTTTTCGTTGTGACATATGGCATGTTTCATAGTTTGCGTATATAACGTGATTCAATGTCGTCACGAATGTGGACTCAACGTAATATAATTTAGAATAAAAAGATAGAAATTTTTAGCTATGCGCCTCAAGTAACGTTTATGACGCCAAAACGTTTGTGAAGACATATTTACAGGATTTTTCTTTGCcgtttcttctgtctctctctctgtctctctctctgtctatatatatatatatatatatatatatatatatatatatatatatatatatatatatatatatatatatatatatatatatatacatatatatatatatatgtatgtatgtatgtatgtatgtatgtatgtatgtatgtatgtacatgttAACCAAAATAAAGATAAAAGGTCAGTTggccaattttttatttagaaacAATAGTCCTACCATAAAGTGTTGTTAAAATCTGAAACTTAAAATTTGTTTTGCCGAGAGTTTCAAGAGTGAGACTCCATTTCTCAAGTCAAGCTTAGAGTTAGTGTAGTGATTTGTCATGGTGTAGATTCCTCACATTGTTCCAATAAGAGCGAAGGTACACGACGAATGCAATCCCTCTCCAACTGTAGGTAGCGAAACTCTATTAGTACTTCTGGCTCTTGTACTCAATTGTACTTTTACTCGCACTTGCACAGATACTTGTACTTCTCACTCTTGTACATCTTGAATTGAATCGGAAGGCTTTTCTTCGGGTCTCTGACACTGCAGTGGGCACAAGAATAGATCTGAATTTTGAAACGCTCTTGAAGCTCCATTGTCTCGAAACTTCATTTCATGAATGACGTGTCCTAACTCTACAAAAACCGATAGGTTCTTTATAATTTACGTGTCGTGTGGAGTCGTGACGAACGCAGCCTATATTAATTGCTATCGGATAATTTCAACGCTCTCCACCCATCGATGAAATTCACTATTGATATTTCCAAAAGTTGTGTTCATTTCTTGAATGGTCAGTGATGAAATTGGAGTTTATTGTCAGTGAAGACAGGGTGAATGTTTACAGAAATATTTGTCTTTGTATGTGTAGTGCTGTGAAGCGGCCACTTGTCGGGAAATTTTCGCAAAAAGCCTGCACACCAGCACAAATATCTCAGCTTTGGCATCAGCCGCCTATCCTATTGCAAAATGGCATTCAATACTCTCTAGGATACAGTTATGGCAGAGTTCGTTCTCATATCGACAAATTTCACAAGCACTTAGGCCAACTAAATCGTGCCCCCTATTGCGCCAAGATTATTCGCAAAGCGCCTCTCACAACGCCATAATACGCACTCGCAATCTGAGCCTAAGTTGCCTAATTAAAAGAAAAATGCCGGGGTGCTTAGAACTTTCTAAGaatgtgaaggcgaaagcctggtTAGACCTTCTGTTGATAGGCTGTTGAACTTTCTGTTGAACTTTCTGCTGACCTGCAGATGAACTTCACCCATAGCCGCTTCCTCCCGACGGTGGTTACGACGAGTACGTGGAATTTCGAGCTGTTCTAGCATCTTCCGCATTGGTGTACTTTCCCGGTGTTTCCCGCCCGCGACTGGGGCCTAGTGCGTCGTCACCCATAGCGATGTGGAATGAAGCTTCGAGCCCTGCGGTGACGTACGCAAGGCGCGGGAGCCCGCTGCGAGTATGCTGCCGCCGTTTCTAGAACGTCCTAAGGGCGCCACCGCTGAGATTTCCCTCCTCCTCTGTCGCCCTTTCTCAGAACCATCCTCCGGCGCTGCTTTCACGTCGCGCTCCGCTTTTCtctacctcacaacgcgaccttgaaacatagagatctaatgCTTTCGCCTTGAAAACCAATATGAGTACTTAGGTTACTCAACACAGAGACCTAGTACTAACGTGTTCCTCATCATTAGAAATTGAGAACAATATACCTGGCCCGGCCGTTCTAATATATTTACGAAAAGTCAGCCTTCGAAGATCAAGCTCGCGTGGCGTACCGCGGGGTATAAAACACCCGAGGTATAAAATGGTATACCGCAAAAGCTAAAACGTGCACCGGCTAAACGTTAGCCAGGGTGTCATCCTGGCGGAATAGCTTGTTAGAGGAGTACCAGCGTGTGGTCCTAACGCGCAGGCCAGAAGCGAGCCGCTCAGATTTCAGGTAAAAAAATGAGAGGAAACCTTATTTGTGTCTTGAGTACGGTATAGTCTAGAAGCTGCACTGCAGTATCGGTCCGCAAGAGCCCTGGACACAAGTTCGCG
Proteins encoded in this region:
- the LOC142563346 gene encoding uncharacterized protein LOC142563346; this encodes MLLKRRAFPSISAEELTQSPSANGNCGSDVTFSARGSDASVARRDVADCSDHSGRRYGRREQGQLDFRGSGSYVLFTCIVPVILGFLGLALIFVVSRLGGEPVATAPARSFLICRMRSKDLWSDVVQPATDFCSHLILTPWGTDVKERKRSQREFFKAAGKRSRLYLTIESDDCPNKTVADLHAQMKNLRLAGFEFYMKGNETALSVKECFDLIDQLVAAKESKLSRLTSLRWLPAGSESAILRSGPYRTLVKPNVLANVYQTHPPTDGSGNIPDSIFLNNFNYTNIKQPTADPNQPGTKPDLNIVNILTLAKNDRATNVAAGGRKITNICYALSLMGIRVDTQVVLRYSDICETVQCCATVKPPQRNDDSRSRIVSVSVMKGTRYLVSYDDPGTLEEKANMIDILTGDALCIAADDADADDFRGKCGEKAALEKAPLLNKMAELARSRNTALFSAAAGRRKGDAVNSPSAHASF